A part of Helicobacter fennelliae genomic DNA contains:
- a CDS encoding glycosyl transferase family 90, translating into MSFSRAMYNAKGIMQAIVPRAITQKSLESRIQKILDSLDLEALKWRINFYHQIHTPFRLEPLYNAGYPEQKIQRLGTFTPHCDKLKNNKPFQKGVSSVYYYDSYEWTRYFNDEFLWCYEFGDVNYYLDAPSITKTRPIDSQVKSHINPKAESSKELKIDSQIESKLDSKLDSAYAQSNQNSILFKLEKYRHFCFLKDNIDFDDKQDVLFFRGAAYQNHRVDFLQKYFNDSLCDLGHTGNPSVHKQWLKPKISIKEHLKYKFLLSLEGNDVASNLKWILSSNSACVMPMPKYESWFMESKLVPDYHFICIADDYSNLKEKLAFYIANPNKAKEIIHNAHQFCAQFMDKQVEDALSLLVLRKYFYLSGQQEITQEEKALFGI; encoded by the coding sequence ATGTCTTTTTCAAGAGCGATGTATAACGCAAAGGGGATTATGCAAGCGATTGTGCCTCGAGCGATTACGCAAAAATCACTAGAATCTAGAATCCAAAAAATATTAGATTCTCTTGATTTGGAGGCATTGAAGTGGCGTATAAATTTTTATCATCAAATCCACACGCCATTTAGGCTTGAGCCTCTCTATAACGCAGGGTATCCAGAGCAAAAAATACAGCGACTTGGCACATTCACGCCGCATTGTGATAAGCTCAAAAACAACAAACCCTTTCAAAAAGGCGTCTCAAGCGTGTATTATTATGATTCGTATGAATGGACGCGATATTTTAATGATGAATTTTTATGGTGCTATGAATTTGGCGATGTGAATTATTATCTTGATGCGCCAAGCATCACAAAAACGCGCCCGATAGATTCTCAAGTAAAATCTCACATAAACCCCAAAGCAGAATCTAGCAAAGAATTAAAAATAGATTCTCAAATAGAATCTAAACTAGATTCCAAACTAGATTCTGCCTACGCACAATCAAACCAAAACTCCATACTTTTTAAGCTTGAAAAGTATCGGCATTTTTGCTTTCTCAAAGATAATATAGATTTTGATGATAAGCAAGATGTGCTATTTTTTCGTGGGGCGGCATATCAAAATCATCGCGTTGATTTTTTGCAAAAATACTTCAATGATAGCCTTTGTGATTTGGGGCATACGGGCAATCCTTCGGTCCATAAGCAATGGCTTAAGCCAAAAATTTCAATCAAGGAGCATTTGAAATATAAGTTTTTGTTGAGCTTGGAGGGCAATGATGTCGCGAGCAATCTCAAATGGATTTTGAGCTCGAATTCTGCGTGTGTGATGCCTATGCCAAAATATGAAAGCTGGTTTATGGAGTCAAAGCTTGTGCCTGATTATCACTTTATTTGCATTGCTGATGATTATTCTAATCTCAAAGAAAAGCTTGCGTTTTATATCGCAAATCCAAACAAAGCAAAAGAGATTATCCACAATGCCCATCAGTTTTGCGCACAATTTATGGATAAGCAAGTCGAAGATGCGCTGAGTCTTTTAGTTTTGCGGAAGTATTTTTATTTGAGCGGACAGCAAGAGATTACACAGGAAGAAAAGGCATTGTTTGGGATTTAG
- a CDS encoding LptF/LptG family permease: protein MALFFFVGRYYLRYFFVILIALEFFFVSIDSLQYLDDFVDSANLIILFLAYDFMYALNFMLPISLLLAMVVCYLFLVKSNQYTALLSIGFSKKSILRPILWISLFFTFVYIGLNATPFAYAQENVEKLFKKDTATLSKDLFVKFNDHYVYFGVINPIVGKAQDVRIFQVQHSQNNGVIEKKLLNFTQSKLAYFSHNAWVLQNVISQDLPKEWNLGKAGLKLKSKEQEAILEGFRPKVLDSIYQSKPLISIVDAIESLQILRSQKADTDKIRALLYVLIVVPLFVPFVAMILAYYMPSLARYGNLYIMGFACIVFALIVWGIFFASAQFSVTGIVYPEIGIIVPLALLVIVALYHYIRLNHRA from the coding sequence ATGGCATTATTTTTCTTTGTTGGTCGGTATTATTTGCGCTATTTTTTTGTGATACTTATCGCGCTTGAGTTCTTTTTTGTCAGTATTGATAGCCTGCAATACCTCGATGATTTCGTAGATTCTGCAAACCTTATTATTTTATTTTTGGCATATGATTTTATGTATGCGCTCAATTTTATGCTTCCGATTTCTTTGCTTCTTGCGATGGTTGTATGCTATCTTTTTTTGGTTAAATCCAACCAATACACCGCGCTTTTGTCGATTGGATTCTCCAAAAAATCCATTCTGCGCCCGATTCTTTGGATTAGCTTATTTTTTACATTTGTGTATATCGGGCTTAATGCCACGCCATTTGCGTATGCGCAAGAAAATGTCGAAAAATTATTCAAAAAAGACACTGCGACATTAAGCAAGGATTTGTTTGTGAAGTTTAACGATCATTATGTGTATTTTGGCGTGATTAATCCTATCGTTGGCAAGGCTCAAGATGTCAGAATCTTTCAGGTTCAGCATTCGCAAAATAATGGTGTGATAGAAAAAAAGCTCCTTAATTTCACGCAATCAAAACTTGCTTATTTTAGCCATAATGCGTGGGTGCTCCAAAATGTGATCTCTCAAGACTTGCCAAAAGAGTGGAATCTAGGCAAAGCAGGGCTAAAGCTCAAAAGCAAAGAACAAGAGGCGATTCTTGAGGGATTCCGCCCAAAAGTGCTTGACTCAATCTACCAATCAAAGCCATTGATTTCTATCGTCGATGCGATAGAATCCTTACAGATTCTGCGAAGTCAAAAAGCCGACACCGACAAAATCCGCGCTTTGCTTTATGTGCTGATTGTCGTGCCTTTATTTGTGCCATTTGTGGCGATGATTTTGGCGTATTATATGCCCTCTCTAGCGCGCTATGGGAATCTTTACATTATGGGATTTGCGTGTATTGTGTTTGCACTTATTGTGTGGGGGATATTTTTTGCTTCAGCGCAGTTTTCAGTAACGGGGATTGTGTATCCAGAGATTGGCATTATTGTGCCATTGGCATTGCTTGTCATTGTGGCTTTGTATCATTATATCCGCCTCAATCACAGAGCCTAA
- the pth gene encoding aminoacyl-tRNA hydrolase: MAQKSDLSSECLQNPTSFSCHLVLDDCFDSCLNDCLLNDCLIVGLGNPGAKYRNNRHNIGFVIVDELARVLQLEFVDSPKFKAQIAQYKKIFLLKPQTFMNNSGEAVALVVNFYKIKNIIVIHDEIDIGFGAIRLKIGGSSGGHNGLKSIDLALGRSDYMRVRFGVGKGKDVISYVLGDFTKDEQERLGELIHTSVEAVLFYLKSGDFQKTQNNFTIKAPKPQNLATQSHTKNPPSPISHKSQLSPTLSAKLKQQAQQARQILQNPQTLQATQTAQSPKTTQTQPNQPNPTNTHANGANKDT; the protein is encoded by the coding sequence GTGGCACAAAAAAGTGATTTGTCATCAGAATGCCTTCAGAATCCTACCTCTTTCTCTTGCCATCTTGTGCTTGATGATTGTTTTGATAGTTGTCTTAATGATTGCTTGCTTAATGATTGCTTGATTGTAGGGCTTGGTAATCCGGGTGCAAAATACCGCAATAATCGGCATAATATCGGGTTTGTCATTGTTGATGAGTTGGCGCGAGTGTTGCAGCTTGAGTTTGTGGATTCTCCTAAGTTCAAAGCCCAAATCGCACAATACAAAAAAATCTTTTTGCTCAAACCCCAAACCTTTATGAATAATTCAGGCGAGGCTGTGGCTCTTGTTGTGAATTTTTATAAAATCAAGAACATTATCGTAATCCACGATGAAATCGACATTGGCTTTGGCGCGATTCGGCTAAAGATTGGTGGAAGCAGTGGAGGGCATAATGGGCTAAAATCCATAGATTTGGCTTTGGGAAGAAGTGATTATATGAGGGTGCGATTTGGCGTAGGGAAGGGCAAAGATGTGATTTCCTATGTGCTTGGGGATTTTACCAAAGATGAGCAAGAGAGGCTAGGTGAGCTTATACACACAAGCGTTGAAGCGGTGCTGTTTTATCTCAAAAGTGGTGATTTTCAAAAAACCCAAAATAACTTCACAATCAAAGCCCCCAAACCACAGAATCTAGCGACACAATCTCACACAAAAAATCCACCATCTCCAATCTCACACAAATCACAACTATCTCCAACTTTATCAGCAAAGCTAAAACAGCAAGCACAACAAGCAAGGCAGATTCTGCAAAATCCACAAACACTACAAGCCACGCAAACAGCGCAAAGCCCTAAAACTACGCAAACACAGCCAAACCAGCCAAACCCCACAAATACTCACGCAAATGGCGCAAATAAGGATACATAA
- a CDS encoding 50S ribosomal protein L25/general stress protein Ctc encodes MLEGKIRESISKSNAKALRNDGYLIANIYGKGLDNVHCAFKINDFIRTLKSKTTLVFPVKVDGKSFDVVIQEYQKDPVFGTILHVDLMVAQKGVEAKYKIPVKTKGVALGLKNKGVLLVSKKRIRVKAKPENLPNAYELDVSALDVGHSILVRDLPQTEGVKIIDNDSVAVVGVIKAK; translated from the coding sequence ATGTTAGAAGGAAAAATTAGAGAGAGTATTTCAAAGTCAAATGCAAAGGCTTTAAGGAATGATGGTTATCTAATTGCAAATATCTATGGCAAAGGCTTAGATAATGTGCATTGTGCGTTTAAGATTAATGATTTTATCCGCACGCTTAAGTCAAAGACAACGCTTGTGTTTCCGGTGAAAGTCGATGGCAAAAGTTTTGATGTCGTGATCCAAGAATACCAAAAAGATCCGGTATTTGGGACGATTTTGCATGTGGATTTGATGGTCGCACAAAAAGGAGTCGAAGCAAAATATAAGATTCCAGTCAAAACAAAAGGTGTCGCGCTTGGGCTCAAAAATAAAGGTGTTTTGCTTGTATCCAAAAAACGCATTAGGGTCAAAGCGAAGCCAGAGAATCTTCCAAATGCCTATGAGCTTGATGTCAGCGCGCTTGATGTGGGGCATTCTATTTTGGTGCGCGATCTTCCACAAACAGAAGGTGTAAAAATAATCGATAATGATTCTGTGGCAGTTGTTGGTGTGATTAAAGCAAAATAG
- a CDS encoding transaldolase, which produces MKGKIIKDFSLWCDFIERGFLQKDFDRLISEQKFNGATSNPSIFAQAILHSASYQDEIQALKAKQYNSKQIYETLAIKDIQLVASKLNAFYIANQDSGYISIEIDPRLCDDVKASIAEGRRLYEEIGFENVMIKVPATQAGFEVMKELYASGIHINATLVFSPAQAKECARILNDSAKTSARAVISVFVSRFDTLDMTNAINTTDATNATLENPNVCAYPRLGILNAMVCYSEIEAFNNPNIRTLFASIGAKSPHIPKDFYITNLIAPHTINTAPLATIEAFWQNPSQRVIQWLDKKRALDEIAHINLGGKSLDSIYDMLLQNGLSAFKSSFQELLASLS; this is translated from the coding sequence GTGAAAGGTAAGATTATCAAAGATTTTAGTTTGTGGTGTGATTTTATCGAACGTGGGTTTTTGCAGAAGGATTTTGATAGGCTTATTAGCGAGCAGAAGTTTAATGGTGCAACAAGCAATCCAAGCATTTTCGCGCAAGCGATTTTGCATTCTGCATCGTATCAAGATGAGATCCAAGCACTCAAAGCAAAGCAATACAACTCAAAGCAAATTTATGAGACTTTGGCGATCAAAGATATACAGCTTGTAGCAAGTAAGCTTAATGCATTTTATATCGCCAATCAAGATTCTGGATATATCAGCATAGAGATTGATCCGCGTTTGTGCGATGATGTCAAAGCAAGTATAGCGGAGGGCAGAAGGCTGTATGAGGAGATAGGATTTGAAAATGTGATGATTAAAGTTCCAGCTACACAAGCGGGATTTGAGGTGATGAAAGAGCTATATGCAAGCGGGATTCACATCAATGCGACATTGGTTTTTTCGCCAGCACAAGCCAAAGAATGCGCCAGAATCTTAAATGACAGCGCAAAAACTTCCGCGCGAGCCGTGATTAGCGTATTTGTTTCAAGATTTGATACATTAGATATGACAAATGCGATCAATACAACAGACGCAACAAACGCAACACTAGAGAATCCTAATGTGTGCGCGTATCCTCGACTTGGGATTTTAAATGCAATGGTGTGTTATAGCGAGATTGAGGCATTTAATAACCCAAACATAAGAACACTATTTGCTTCCATAGGTGCAAAAAGCCCACATATTCCAAAGGATTTCTATATCACAAATCTCATCGCTCCACACACGATAAATACAGCCCCATTAGCAACCATTGAGGCATTTTGGCAGAATCCTAGCCAAAGAGTCATACAATGGCTTGACAAAAAGCGCGCGCTAGATGAGATCGCACACATAAATTTAGGTGGAAAAAGTTTAGATTCTATCTATGATATGCTTTTGCAAAATGGATTGAGTGCTTTTAAGTCATCATTTCAAGAGCTGTTAGCAAGTTTGAGCTAA